Proteins encoded within one genomic window of Prochlorococcus marinus str. MIT 9515:
- a CDS encoding high light inducible protein yields the protein MSNSEVTTESGGRQNMFPAETRPYIDESVSYEGYPQNAEKVNGRWAMIGFVALLGAYVTTGQIIPGIF from the coding sequence ATGTCAAACTCAGAAGTAACAACAGAATCAGGCGGAAGACAGAATATGTTTCCAGCTGAAACTCGTCCATATATCGATGAGTCTGTCTCCTATGAAGGTTACCCTCAAAATGCAGAGAAGGTTAATGGTCGTTGGGCAATGATTGGTTTTGTTGCTTTACTTGGTGCTTATGTAACAACGGGTCAAATTATCCCAGGCATCTTTTGA
- a CDS encoding LptF/LptG family permease, with protein MSAILRKIPLIDKWIISKLIPILFFAISAFTIVSLSVGVMFDLIRKIVEYGLPIFIALKIFFLSLPGFLVIAFPMSVLLSCLLTYGNLSSNSEILALKSLGVNNFRVVLPSLLLAVFMTFLTFTFSDNLVPISNRLAADLLQNSMGKSMRTERGRYNISFSKYGSIVDSNTNKPIDGASHLTHIFYARRFLKKTMYDITVIDFSKKGTKILITAQNGVFDEELSSWQFNNGKIMATEDEGSVSTIIFDTYIYPLDNGPSKLAEIPLDANNMTISQARKAQKMYEMSGNTKESRKMKVRIYEKMTLPMSCIVFALIGSTLGIKQNIRSSKSQGFGISIILIFLYYLTCFVFSSMGVIGILTPFFAAWIPVLMFLGFGTFLLWRSNGV; from the coding sequence ATGTCTGCAATTTTAAGAAAAATTCCTCTTATAGATAAGTGGATAATATCGAAATTAATACCAATATTATTTTTTGCAATTTCTGCTTTTACCATCGTATCTCTCTCCGTAGGGGTAATGTTTGATCTCATAAGAAAGATTGTTGAGTATGGATTACCTATTTTTATAGCTTTAAAAATCTTTTTTTTAAGCCTGCCAGGATTCTTGGTTATTGCATTTCCTATGTCCGTTCTACTCTCATGCTTACTAACTTATGGCAATCTTTCTTCAAATTCAGAAATATTAGCGCTAAAAAGTCTAGGAGTTAATAATTTTCGAGTAGTTTTACCTTCTTTGCTTTTGGCAGTTTTTATGACATTTCTTACATTTACTTTTAGTGATAATTTGGTTCCAATTTCAAATCGTTTGGCCGCTGATTTATTGCAGAATAGTATGGGGAAATCAATGAGAACTGAAAGAGGAAGATATAATATTTCATTTTCGAAATATGGTTCAATTGTAGATAGTAATACTAATAAACCTATTGATGGAGCTTCTCATTTAACTCATATTTTTTATGCACGGAGATTCCTAAAGAAAACCATGTATGATATTACAGTTATTGATTTTTCAAAAAAAGGAACAAAAATATTAATAACCGCTCAAAATGGTGTATTTGATGAAGAATTAAGTAGTTGGCAATTTAATAATGGAAAGATAATGGCTACTGAGGATGAGGGATCTGTATCAACGATAATATTTGATACCTACATTTATCCATTAGATAATGGTCCATCTAAATTAGCTGAGATCCCTCTTGACGCAAATAATATGACAATATCTCAAGCTAGAAAAGCTCAGAAAATGTATGAGATGTCAGGAAATACAAAAGAATCTAGAAAGATGAAAGTAAGAATTTATGAAAAAATGACATTACCTATGTCCTGCATAGTTTTTGCTTTGATAGGTAGCACGCTTGGGATAAAACAAAATATTAGATCTTCAAAGAGTCAAGGATTTGGTATTAGTATTATACTTATTTTTTTATATTATTTAACTTGTTTCGTTTTTAGTTCGATGGGGGTTATTGGTATATTGACTCCCTTTTTTGCAGCTTGGATACCTGTCCTTATGTTTTTAGGTTTTGGAACCTTCTTACTATGGAGATCTAACGGAGTTTAG
- a CDS encoding DUF3764 family protein — protein sequence MTIETTVFTFKISNTFEEWAKMFDSKEIDEFHKSVGISPIYRGRGLTDHQEVIVIHQAEEGVAKHIFSDPETIKNIEAGGHIYSTTKITSWLSD from the coding sequence ATGACTATTGAAACAACTGTTTTCACCTTTAAAATTTCTAATACTTTTGAAGAATGGGCTAAAATGTTCGATAGTAAAGAGATTGATGAATTTCATAAAAGTGTAGGAATATCTCCTATCTATAGAGGTAGAGGTTTAACAGATCACCAAGAAGTTATTGTTATTCATCAAGCAGAAGAAGGAGTAGCTAAACATATATTTTCCGATCCAGAAACAATAAAGAATATTGAAGCTGGAGGACATATCTATAGCACTACAAAAATTACAAGTTGGTTATCAGATTAA
- a CDS encoding DUF2839 family protein, translated as MGEAKRRQDLGIPPRIKKVNHEKSDRYISWLPITKSRIKKYPYMGVATMALGAIIFLVSGGFNTTS; from the coding sequence ATGGGAGAAGCAAAAAGAAGACAAGATTTAGGTATTCCTCCAAGAATAAAGAAAGTAAATCACGAAAAATCAGATAGATATATTTCTTGGCTACCTATTACCAAATCAAGAATTAAAAAATATCCTTACATGGGAGTAGCAACTATGGCTTTAGGTGCCATTATCTTCTTAGTTAGTGGAGGATTTAATACTACTAGTTAA
- a CDS encoding DUF1543 domain-containing protein, with amino-acid sequence METLKKFLYLVVVGGRSPKANVELHDVRWVIGSKIEDTFDQLRNAWFGSHNGLHIDSYKKIDSIDGYKINLKNTDKTKSKKTSLKKVEIPNKNLWFVNIGGYDPSSMQEKHEFGLIVASNSSEAKNRAKSKWLIDCKQKHKDDISEVDSFTDVDDCELIKKIRNWEIELIPDDSYVEEKNVPDWFGYMRIDKK; translated from the coding sequence ATGGAAACTCTTAAAAAATTTCTTTATTTAGTTGTGGTTGGAGGAAGATCTCCAAAAGCAAATGTTGAACTACATGATGTCAGATGGGTTATCGGTTCAAAAATTGAGGATACCTTTGATCAACTAAGAAATGCTTGGTTTGGATCTCACAATGGTTTACATATTGATAGTTATAAAAAGATCGATTCAATTGATGGTTATAAAATAAATCTTAAAAATACAGATAAAACTAAATCAAAAAAAACTTCTTTGAAGAAAGTAGAAATTCCTAATAAGAATTTATGGTTTGTAAATATTGGAGGATATGATCCTAGCTCTATGCAAGAAAAACATGAATTTGGACTTATCGTTGCCTCTAATTCATCAGAAGCAAAAAATAGAGCAAAATCAAAATGGCTGATTGACTGTAAACAAAAACATAAAGACGATATATCTGAGGTTGATAGTTTTACGGATGTAGATGATTGTGAGCTTATAAAAAAAATAAGAAATTGGGAAATAGAATTAATACCGGATGATAGTTATGTGGAAGAAAAAAATGTTCCTGATTGGTTTGGTTATATGCGAATAGATAAAAAGTAA
- a CDS encoding 2OG-Fe(II) oxygenase: MKLIGKYKNSGFEAVADGVISFFDRREDLHTNGIAFGQNISLNNDPYKVSTDISLVSIDRSDPEAFAISEVIIRGVNAGLKKYLEDHSLIRECCPEQSLFVNPIFNLQRYAPGEGFKKWHCDWTISNEATEPVHRVLAWILYCNDVDSGGTEFLWQKHHEAAERGKLIIFPAGISHIHRGRVNKKDIKTIATGWINAGNFEDYISRLASS; the protein is encoded by the coding sequence ATGAAACTAATTGGGAAATATAAAAATTCAGGATTTGAGGCTGTAGCTGATGGTGTGATTTCTTTCTTTGATAGACGAGAAGACTTACATACTAATGGTATCGCTTTTGGGCAAAACATCTCCTTAAATAATGATCCTTATAAAGTTTCAACAGATATTAGTCTTGTTTCTATAGACAGATCGGACCCAGAAGCTTTTGCAATATCTGAAGTCATAATTAGAGGGGTTAATGCAGGACTAAAAAAATATCTGGAAGATCACTCATTAATTAGAGAATGCTGCCCAGAACAATCTTTATTTGTTAACCCAATATTTAATTTACAACGTTATGCACCAGGAGAAGGATTTAAAAAATGGCATTGTGATTGGACTATTAGTAATGAAGCAACGGAACCTGTACATAGAGTCTTAGCTTGGATTCTTTATTGTAATGATGTGGATTCAGGCGGAACTGAGTTTCTTTGGCAGAAACATCATGAAGCTGCTGAAAGGGGTAAACTTATTATCTTCCCCGCGGGGATATCTCACATACATCGAGGAAGAGTAAACAAAAAAGATATAAAAACTATTGCAACTGGTTGGATAAATGCTGGTAATTTTGAAGACTACATTTCACGATTAGCAAGCTCCTAA